The Nitrospirota bacterium DNA segment CTTTTCCTGTCTCAACAAGTTCTGTCCCAGTCGGAATAATAACAACCTTTGGTTTTGTTCTTACCTTTATTTCTACATGCCCGCCGGCAAGCATTGCACCTATATCAATAGGTCTTATCTTTTGATTCTCAGGAAGTATCAATTCTGTCTCTATTATATCTTCACCGATAACCCTTATATGCTGCCATGGAGTTGCTGGTGAAATTATCTCTATGAATTCAGGCGGATTTTTTTCATTTAACTTTTGATTGTTGTATCCTGAATCCTGATTTCTGATAATATTTACATCTTCAATCATGATAACTGCATTAAAACCATCAGGAAGCGGGTCACCTGTATCAACATAAACAGCTTCTTCGCCAATCTTAAGACGTTTTGGTTTACGCTCAGTAGCACCAAAGGTATCAGTAAATCGAACAGCATAGCCGTCCATTGCAGAAGAATGGTAGAAAGGTGCAGATATTTTTGCATTTATGGCTTCAGATGTAACTCTTCCGAGTGATTCAATAACCTTTATAACTTCTTCTTTACGAGTCTTTAAAATACTTGCTTCTTCAATTTTCGAAAGCCATAATGAAAGTGCTTCATGTAAAGGTGTGCTTTCAAGATATATCTTTTTTGACATTATTGTTTCTCAAGTAATTTTTTAATCATTGACTTTAATTCATTCAAATCCGATGATTTTACTATATATGCTTCAGAAGCCCATACAGCAAAATCGTCTCTGTAATCATATGCGGTTGACATTATAATAGGGACTTTAGGTTTCTTTTCTTTCATCTGCCGCAAAAGACGTATACCGTCTATATCTGGCAACAAGATATCGAGTGTAACAATATCGGGGGACTCTGTATCAAACTTTTCCAGAGCCTCCTGTCCATTTGATGCAACAACAACATCATAGCCCTCGTCCTCAAATTCCTCTTTATAAAGTCTCTGGATATGCAGGTCGTCGTCAACTACAAGTATTTTCATCTTTTCCTCCTTTTTCTAAAACTTTTTTTCGCAATATTCAGCTAAAGGGATGAAAACTCTGAAGGTGCTGCCTTTTCCAAGGTTACTTTCTACATTTATAGTGCCACCATGCTCTTCGACTATTCTGTTTGTAATCGCAAGACCAAGTCCTGTACCGCTCTCTTTTGTTGTAAAAAATGGATCAAAAATGAAAGGCATATTTTCTTCGCTTATTCCTGTGCCAGTATCGTTTATTTCGAAAACACATAATCCATTTTTTGTATATGTCTTTACAAAAATTGAGCTATCTGCACTTACAGCTTGAACTGCATTCTTTAAAATATTCAGCAACGCTTCCTTAAACCTGTTTGGATCAACAAAAACTTCAGCCGACTGTTCATAATTACGCACAATGTTAATATGCTTTTCATCTATCTCAGACTGTATAACAGACAGAGCATCATCCATAAGTTTCTGTGAATTGATTGTTTCCTTTGAAATTCTTACCTCTTTTACAAAACTGAGAATCTCGTTAAGTATGCCCTCAAGTCGTAAAACTTCTTTTGCTATAATGTCAGCATAATCCTTTAGATTTCCATCAAGATTTTTTGTAAGTCTTCGTGCGAAACCACCTAATGAGATTAGAGGATTTCTGATTTCATGGGCTACCCTTGCTGCTACTTCTCCGAGGGCAGCCATCCTCTGAGTTTTAACAAGCTTTTCTCGTAGAATTTTCATTTCTGTTACATCTCTAACAACATTTACCGTCCCTATAAATTGCCCTGACATATCAAATATAGGTGAACTTGATGTAATAAATGTTCCTCCAAGATATTCATCTTCAATTTCGTTTACCGAAGCCTTTCCTGTTTCAACTGTCTTTTGATGTGGACAATTTATCCAGGGCTCATTCGAACCATGAAATATCTCATAACATTTCCTACCGATTATTTCCTCTGATGATTTTCCTAATTTCTTGCTCACTGCTTTATTTATACTCTTTATTACATAATCAGAATTTACGAAATAGACCATATCTGAAATGGATTCAAAAATATTCTCAAGCTCCTGTTCTGTTAACCGCACCTGTTCAAAAAGCCGTGCGTTCTCAATAGCTGCTGCAACGTGGTTCGAAAAAGCATTTAAAAATCTCATGTCTTCTTCAAGAATAGGCTTATTATTGAAATAATTATCTACCCATAGCACTCCGATTACTTTATCTCGTGATATAAGAGGAACAGTAGCGTATGCCTGTGTTCCTAACTTCTGAATAAGGACAGCATCGGATAAAGGTTCCTCATTAACATTTTTAACATTAAAACTGCTCTTTTCTTTTACTGCCATGGTTAAAATTGTTTGTTCTGATAATGGTATTTCTATACTGCTGCTGAGTTTGTCAAAGTTAGAATCTTTTCTTGAAGGTCCAACTTCAATCTCATGCATGATATCAGATAAAGTCTTCTTTTCTATAGAAAGACTTTCCCATATCTGTCCTGCTTCGGCAGGATTTGTAGGTCCTACACCCATTGCTCCTTTCAGCAAATTCCTTTTATCATCAACAAGAAAGAGTATTGCACGATTAAAGCCGAGTCCGTCTCCCATTGTCACGGCAGTAAGAACCATCCTGAGCAATTTTTCCAGTTCAAGCGTTCCTCTCATTGCAGAACTGATAAAGAAGAGCCTTGATAGCTCCTGATTTCTACGTATTAATTCATTTTCAACTTCTTTCAGTTCTGATATATCTCTGGAAATTCCACTGATACCAATAACTTCTCCTGCTGCATTTTTAATGGGAGAAAGAGTCAAACTTACGGTTATAATCGTTCCGTCTTTACGCTTTCTGAATGTCTCAATTCTCTTGATTACTTCACCATTCCTAATCCTTTTGTTGTTCTCCCATTCAGGATCAATAAGGAAATCAGGAACAAAAGGTAAAAATTTACCCACCGCTTCTTCTTTTGTAAAACCATAAATCTTATCCGCACCCTTATTCCACGAAGTTATAATTCCATTCAAATCGGAAGTTACAATCGCATCTGCTGAATTTTCGATAATGCCCTCTATGTATTCTTTTGTTTGTGTGACTTCATTGTAAAGTCTAAGAATTTCGTCATGACAGAGCATTTTATCAGTAATATCCTGAATAAAAACAACACTCTCAAAAACTTTGCCATTTTCATCTGTTATTGGATATGCTGAAAGCTCGGCATAATAAGTATTTTCTCCTCGGTTGAGCTTCTGAGTAACAATATTAACTCTTTCTGTTTCGAATGTTACTGTAGCAACACAATGCGGGCATAGGCAGCAATTCTCATGAAATACATCAATACAGCTTTTCCCAATGATTTCAGAAGAAGGTTTTCCTATCCACTTCTCAACAGATTTATTCGCTGCAATGATTAAGTAATTTCTATCAAGAATCACAATCCCGTCACGGATGTGTTCAAAAATGACTTCTGCCAATTTCTGCCTATATGTAATATCCATCAGTTATATAAACTTCTATCACCTCTTTTTTTTAAGGCATTTTTATATATTGTAAGATACTCTTCTGCTGATTTTCTCCATGAAAAATCCATCTTCATCCCTTCTCTGATTATCCTGTTCATTTTATCCTTATCAGTGTAAATACAGAAAGCCCTTTTCAGTGAATCAAGAAACGCAGAAGATGTATAATCAGTAAAGAGGAAACCAGTGCCTGTTACATTCAAGGGATCATAATCTTTTATTGTATCAGCAAGTCCACCAGTCTTGCGTGCAACTGGTATGCTACCGTAACGAAATGCAATTAACTGACCGAGTCCACATGGTTCATATTTTGATGGCATTAGGAAGAAATCTGCACCTGCGTATATCATATGTGCGAGTGATTCTTCAAATCCTATCGTAATAGAAACCTTTTCTTTATATCGGTTTGCCATTTCGAGTAATTTACTATGAAAACGCTCATCACCTTTACCGAGAATAACAAGCTTTATAGGAAAAGACAAGAGTTCATCAGCAGAATCGAGGATAATATCCAGCCCTTTTTGTTCTGACAGCCTGCCAACCATCCCTAAGAGTGGTGCTTGAATATCTTTTTGTTCTGAAGATTTAAAAAGCAACTTAATAAGTTCTTTTTTACAGATTGCCTTGCCAGAAAAATCATTGTAATTGTAATTTACAGGTATAAATTTATCGTTTGACGGATTCCACTCATCATAATCTATACCATTAATTATACCGAAAAGATCATCTGTCCTGGTCCTCAACACACCTTCTAATCTGAAGCCGTGTTCTTTTGTAAGTATTTCCCTCGAATATGTTTTACTTACAGTATTTAAAATATCTGCAGAGATTATACCTGCTTTTAGAAAGTTTACATTCCCATAGAATTCAATGCCGTCTGGTGTAAATAAATTCCATCCAAGGCTTATAAGAGGCATCTCTGATGCAGGGAAATTTCCCTGATATCCCATATTATGAATTGTCAGCAGGGTAGCAGTATTTTTAAAAAATTTATCGTCTTTATAGAGTTGTTTTAGATAAAGCGGCACAAGTGCAGTCTGCCAGTCATTACAGTGAATAATGTCAGGCTTTAATTGAAGAGCTTTGCATGCCTCTATGATCCCCTTTGAAAAAAAAATAAATCTTCGTGCATTATCAGCATAATCTCCATCTGGCGTTCCATACAATTCATCTCTGTCAAAAAATTCATCACAACTTATAAAATATGTTTTTGCATCATTAAATATTGTCGCATTAATTGTCCTTTCTCCCAGAGGAACCCGTATATTTATTCCTTTATTATTTATTTGAGGATTTGCATTCTTTATCTTTTTGTATAGAGGCAGGATAAGATATGCCTCATGCCCCATTTTATTGAATTCCTTACACAATGTGCCAGTAACATCAGCAAGACCTCCTGTTTTAGCATAAGGGATTGCTTCTGGTGTTGCTATAAGTATCCTCATATCTTTGCATCCCTCATGAATTTTGCTGACTCTTCAGGAGGAGTTGGATTAATGTAAAATCCTGAACCCCACTCAAAACCTGCAATCTTTGTCAGTTTTGGCACGATTTCTATATGCCAGTGGTAATATTCGTTGTTCTCATCATAAAAAGGTGAGGTGTGCAATATAAAATTATAAGGTGGGATATCGAGTATCTTATCAATTTGTTTTAATACCATCTGAAGCATTTCAGCAAGTTGTGAAAAGCTATTCTCATGAGGACAGAAAAATGACTCATGTTTCTTTGGCAATATCCAGGTCTCAAAAGGTGCCCTTGGAGCAAAAGGAGCAATAGCTACATAACGTGAATTTTCATAAACAACTCTCTTCTTAGACTCGAGTTCCTGATTAATAACATCGCAAAAAATACATCTCTCCTTAAGGTCATAATAGCGCTTAGATGCATCAGTTTCTTCCTTAACAAGTTTTGGAATAATCGGTAAAGCAATTAACTGGGTATGTGAATGCTCAAGAGAAGCACCTGCTGCATCCCCTTCATTTTTAAAAATCAACACATATTTAAAGCGACGGTCTTTCCTCAAATCTGTTAACCTGAGGTAATAGGCCCAGAGCACATCTTCCACCCTCTTCAGCGTCATCGTTGAAAGGGTTTCCATGTGATCAGGGGTTTCTATAATAACTTCATGGGCACCTATTCCATTCATCTTATCAAACATTCCCTCTCCTGTTTTATTCAAGTCTCCGGATATGTGAAGAGCAGGGAATTTATTAGGCATTACCCGTAATGTCCATCCTGGTTCATTAGGTTTTGTATTGGGTGGTCTGAATGCTATAATTTCAGTTGGTGTTGTATATTCGTTTCCTGGACAGAAAGGGCAGAATCCACCCCTTTTCTTTTGAGAAGGAGATACAAAATCAGTTGGTCTCTTACCCCTTTCTATCGAAATTATTACCCACCGGCCTGATATCGGATCTTTTCGAAGCTCGGACATGTTTCCTCCATATAAAGAAAAAGCTTAGATTTAATCAAAAAGTCTCTAAGCTCTCTATCTTCATGTATTTGGTAATATTATATCACAATGAGATATAATCACTCATGAAACCTACGTTTGTTCATAAACTTGTTAATAACCCTTTTGAAGATCCTGTGCTTTTCCTAAGGATTATAAGAGAAAACCGTGCTTTACTATTTGATATAGGAGATATCAGTAAACTGAAACCGCGTGATCTTCAAAAGATAACGGATGTCTTCGTGACACATACCCACATTGACCATTTTATCGGTTTTGACTTGCTTCTCAGGGCACTTTTGAGAAGAGAACAACCTTTGAGAATCTATGGCCCATCAAACATCGTTGAGTGCGTAGAAGGCAAACTCAGGGGTTATACATGGAATCTTATAAAAGAATACCCGCTTAAAATTGAGGTCTTCTGCATAGATAGAGATAGAATAATTTCTTTAAGTTTTCATGCTGAAAATTGTTTCGAGAAAGTTGAAAACGGTATTGAACCATTCAGAGGTATTCTATTAAAAGAATCGCTCTTTACGGTAAAAGCAGTCCAGTTAAATCATCAGATTCCATGTCTTGCCTTCTCTATAGAAGAAGATTTCCATATTAATATTAATAAGGTTTCCTTGAAAGAGAGGGGTCTATCAGTTGGCCCGTGGCTCTCTGAATTAAAAAAGGCAATTAGAGAAAATCTCAGTTCTGATACAGAATTCAAATTATCTGACAGGACATACATGCTCGATGAGCTAAGGGATATAACCATAATAACAAAAGGTCAGAAGATATCGTATGTTACTGATGTATCAACAGATAATGCGAATATCAGAAAAATTATAGAATTTGTAAGGGATTCAGATACATTATACTGTGAGGCATATTTTATGGATAAAGATATTGAAAGGGCTTTAAAAAGATCCCATCTTACAGCCAGAATAACAGGGAAAATAGCACGAGAGGCAAATGTGCGAAACCTTGTTGTTATGCATTTTTCACCTAAATACAGAGATAAAAAGGAAAATCCCGAACAAGAAGCATTGATAGAATTCAAACATCCAGACGCTTTAAAACCAGAACTGCATTAACTCCACCAAAACCAAATGACTGTGAGATGGAAATTTTAATATCTGCAATTCTTAACTCAGTCACATAATCAAGATCACAAACATCGTCTCTCTCTCGCAGATTAATCGTGGGAGGAATAATATTTTCTTTCATACTCATAAGAGTAAAAGCTGCCTCAATAGCACCTGATCCAGCAAGCATGTGGCCTGTCATTGATTTAACAGAAGTTATTGGTATGCGATAGGCTTTTTCCCCAAAAACTATCTTTATAGCCTCTGTCTCTATTCTGTCGCCCAGAGATGTTGATGTGCCATGTGAATTTATAAAGTCAATATTTTCAGGATGCAATCCAGCACTGTCAATTGCCATTTTTATTGCACGTGCTTCTCCTTCAACTAAAGGTATAGTTTGATGATGTGCGTCCGTTACATTGGAATAGCCAATAATCTCACCATAAATTTTTGCAGCTCTATTTACTGCATGTTCATATTCCTCAAGTATCAGAATACAAGCGCCTTCAGAAATAACAAATCCGTCCCTTGTTCTATCAAAAGGTCTGCTTGCTGTCTTATCATTTATACTTGATAATGCACCTGCTTTACCATATCCTTCAATGCATATTCTGCATATTGGTGCTTCAGTTCCTCCACACAAAACAATATTGCAATAGCCCTCCCTGATTAATCTATACGCTTCCCCTATTGCATTTGTGCCAGATGAACATGCGTTTGATATACCGAGACAGTAACCTGTTATACCAAGTTTTTGTGCAACAAATGAAGAAGCCATGCTGATTGTTGTTGAAGGCATAAGATAAGCTGATATTCGCGAAGTTTTTTGTATTTCTCTTTCTAAGGTAGATATTCCGCCCCTGCTTGAACCAATAATAACTCCAGCTCCTCTTAAAAGTTCCGAGCTTTCATTCTCTATCGTACCTTCTTCATTTGTGGAAAAAGGACTGATGGGGAGCAAGAGTCCTGCATCTTCTGATGCCATTATAGCAGAGGCTACTGCATAGTGAACAAAAGGATCGAGTCGGTGTATCTCTTTGTTTGAAAGATATCTTAGTGCATTAAACCCTTTTAATTCTCCAGCAATCTTCCATTTCATGCCCGAGGTATCAAACCTTACTATTTGTGATATGCCAGATATACCATGCTTCAAGGCATGCCAGGATTCATGAAATGAATTTCCCAGTGGACTTACACTGCCAATTCCTGTAACAACAACTCTTTTCATATTTAATAATAACATGCTCCTGCTACATTTATTGCTCTAATGTTAGTCATATGCTATTATTATCAAAAAAATATCAATGGTTAGAAATGTCTTCAGAGATAGATAGAGATAACAGACGTTTTAAGAGATACGACTGTTATAAAGAAACTCAGGTATTGTTTGAGGGCAAAAAATATAATTTACAGGCAATTAATTATTCACTGAGAGGTATTGGTTTTTATTTTGACGAATCATTAACTATTCCTGTGGGATCTCCGGGACATTTCAAAATTGAGGATCTCGGTATTGATGATGACGGTAAAATTATCTGGTGTAAAAAAATTGACTCAAAACTTCGAATAGGCATAGAAAGAAAAACTATTTCCGGCCTTCTAAGTGTTTACCCTCTTGATGATATACTATTTGATTTAAAACAGAATGAAATGAATGGAGTACTCGAGCTAAGAAAAGAAGCAATCACAAAAAAAATATTCTTTAAAAAGGGTGACATCATTTTTGCTACTTCCAATAAAACAGAGGATCGCTTAATAGAGATTATGCTGAAAACTGGAAGGATAACAAATGACCAGTATTATCAATTGATAAACTTTTCTAAAAGAACCGGGAAAAGTCAAGGAGCAGCTATTGTCGCTCTTGGATATTTGAAGCCTGATGAACTCACTTCTGCTATTAGAAATCAAATTGAGGAGATCATTTTAAGCCTATTTCAATGGGAAAATGCCAAATTTATATTTTTTGATGGGCATGTACTTCCTGACAAAATCATAAAAATCAGACTCGATATAACTAATATTGTCTACAATGGCTACAAAAGAATTAGCAATATTGTATATATTAAAAATTCTTTGCCGCCTGTGGATACTGTCCTTCTTCCAGTTCACAACTTAAGTAATTTTTTAAATAATATAAAATTAGATAAGATGGATAAGGACATTATAGAACTGATTAATGGGAATCGAAGTATACAGGAAATAATTAACATTTCTCCTTATGAAACTCGGAATACTATGAAAACGCTTTTTTCATTGATAAAAGCAAGGATTATTAATATTAAAAAATCGGATTTACAGGAAGATAAGTATGATCAAGAATTTATAGATAAAATTGAAGACCTTTATCAGAGATTAGATTCATCAGATTATTACAGTATTCTCGGAGTAGAGAAATGGGCTACTCTTGATAAGATAAAGAAAGCATATTATGCTGCTGCAAAGGAATTTCATCCAGACAAACATAAAGAGTTGCCAACTGAAATCGTGAAGAACAAATTGAATGCTATCTTTACCCATTTAACCGAAGCATATAAAGTATTATCTCAATCTGATGAACGGATTAAGTATGATCAAAGTTTATCAACCTCACATACAATTAAGAAAAAAAGCAATAAGGAAATAGCAAGAGAAAAATATGAAGAGGGGACCATTGCGATAAATAGAGGAAAGTATGATGAAGCTATAAAATTATTTGAACAGGCGCTTTATCTTGACAGTACTGTGCCTGACTATCATTTTTATCTCGGGATGGCTCTGAAAGGTAACAAAAAATATAACGAAGCTGCAAGGATTATTAATAATGCCCTGAAACTTGCTCCATTCAATAGTGAGTATTTAACAGAACTCGGTTACATATTCTTGCAACTTGGATTCGTGTTAAGAGCTAAAGGAACTTTTGAAAAAGCTATCAAGATAGATTCTAACAATGAACATGCAATCGCCGGACTTCGAAAAATTAAGGAATTACAATAAAAATGATAAGAAACACATTCAGTATAGTAAATGGAATCGGTGAAAAAATAGAGAAGAGATTGTGGGAAAAAGGCATACTCACATGGTCAGATTTCATTAATGCCAGTAATCTTACTTTCTTCAGTCCACAGAAAAAAATTCTTTATGATAAATTTCTGATATCTGCATCTAATGAACTCGAGAATAATAATGCAAATTATTTTGCTAATTTTATAAAAAGAAGAGAGCACTGGAGACTTTTTGATATTTTTAAAAAAAATGCGATATGTCTTGATATCGAAACAAATGGATTAATGCCAGAAAATGGAGGTTATATAACTCTCATCGGAATTTATGATGGATTTGATTACAGGTGTCTTATACGAGATATTGATTTAACTGATGAGAATTTAATCAATGCGATTTCTGGATATAAATATCTTATCACTTTTTATGGCTCTGCCTTTGATATACCTTTTATCTTAAGGTCAATGAAAGAAATCAAGTTCAATATACCTCACTTCGATGTTTGTCTTGGTGCAAGAAGAATCGGGTGTAAAGGAGGGTTGAAGAAGCTCGAGATAGAAACAGGAATTGAAAGGGATGAAAATGTAAAGGGGATGGATGGCTATGATGCTGTTAAACTCTGGGGATATGCAAAACAGGGAAGCAGCGAAGCATTGGAACTTCTCAGAATATATAATAAAGAAGATACTGTCAATTTATTTAAGATCGCAGAAATTATTTATCAAAAGTTAAGGAGTAAAACTGGTATAGATGAATATCTCTGAGTCAGGGCTACCATATCAAACAGATCTTTATAAAAATATAGTTATCCAAACCATTGCTAAAGCTAAACATCTTCACAGAACTCTCGGCAACGATTTACTAAAGGACAAAACTTTTTTAAACCTTATTAACAAGCTCGATCAGAGCATAGAAGCCACCCAGAAAGAGATGCAATCCATAGGTGTCATAAGTGTATGTTCTGAGTGTTCTATACACGGGGAAGGAACATGCTGTGGTTATCGAACTGGTTATAAATGTGACAGCATACTTTTATTCATAAATCTTCTTCTTGGAAGGTCGATATCTCTCCAATCAAAAAACCCCCATAGGTGTTTTTTTCTTACAGATAAGGGATGCTCGCTAAGAGCTCGACCTGTAATATGTGTGAACTTTATCTGTAGTCGCCTGCGAAATAATTTATCTCATAAACAGCTTGTTCACCTACAGGAGATTGCAGGAGTAGAAATTGAGATGCTTTTTGCTTTAGAGGAATATATCAAAAAATATTCGTCTTCATCCGCCAATCTTTGACATTGGCCTCATAGAGTTTTGTTTTGAACTTATCAATGTTCTTAATTCAGCATTCTGTATTGTTATATTGTGGCCTTTTGGTTTAACATCAATGGAGAGCTTAATAAGCCGATCTATTTCTTCATCAGAAGCATTGCTACGAAGTGCAGGTTTTAAATCAATCTCTGTTTCCGAAAAAAGACATGGTCTTAACTTTCCGTCAGCAGTCAGTCGAAGACGATTACACTCTGAACAGAAGTGATTGCTAATCGGACTAATAAAGCCAATCACTCCATCAGCACCATCAAATTTAAAATACCTGGCAGGACCAGATTTTTTCTGGACCACCGGAGTAAGTTTTCCAAATTTCTCAACAATATATCTTATCCCTTCTGAAGAAATAAATTTTTCAGGTTTCCACATTCCCTGTGTTCCAAATGGCATAAACTCTATAAATCTAATCTGGTACGGATGCTTTATGGTCATTCTTGCAAAATCCTCTATTTCATCATCATTTATCCCTCGAATTGGAACCATATTAATTTTTATCGGTGTCAATCCTGCCTTTTCCGCAGATTTTATTCCATTTAAAACACGATTAATATCTCCGCCTCTTGTAATTTCTCTGAATCTTTCTGGTCGCAAAGAATCAAGACTTATATTTACCCGTTTCAACCCTGCATCTACTAAATCATCTGCATAACGTTCAAGTAATATTCCATTTGTTGTTAAGCTAAGGTCTTTAATGCCTTCAATGCTATTTAATAACCTGATAAGATAAATAACATTTCTTCTAACAAGAGGCTCACCACCTGTAATTCGAATTTTTGTAACACCATGATTAACTGATATTTTTACAATCCTTACAATCTCTTCAAAACTAAGGATTTCTTTATGTTCTATTGGAATAAGGCCATCTGCTGGCATACAATAAATACATCGCAGATTGCATCTGTCTGTTACTGATATTCGCAGGTAATCAATTGTGCGTCTGAAGTGGTCTTTCAAAGGAACCATATATTAAATCATATCTTAATTTTCATTTCTCTTCAAGAGGAAGTTTTTTATCAAGTAAATAAATTACAACTTTAGTATTAATAATATAAAACTTAAGTTTTAATATTTTTTTAATACTTTTTTT contains these protein-coding regions:
- a CDS encoding response regulator, giving the protein MKILVVDDDLHIQRLYKEEFEDEGYDVVVASNGQEALEKFDTESPDIVTLDILLPDIDGIRLLRQMKEKKPKVPIIMSTAYDYRDDFAVWASEAYIVKSSDLNELKSMIKKLLEKQ
- a CDS encoding PAS domain S-box protein, translating into MDITYRQKLAEVIFEHIRDGIVILDRNYLIIAANKSVEKWIGKPSSEIIGKSCIDVFHENCCLCPHCVATVTFETERVNIVTQKLNRGENTYYAELSAYPITDENGKVFESVVFIQDITDKMLCHDEILRLYNEVTQTKEYIEGIIENSADAIVTSDLNGIITSWNKGADKIYGFTKEEAVGKFLPFVPDFLIDPEWENNKRIRNGEVIKRIETFRKRKDGTIITVSLTLSPIKNAAGEVIGISGISRDISELKEVENELIRRNQELSRLFFISSAMRGTLELEKLLRMVLTAVTMGDGLGFNRAILFLVDDKRNLLKGAMGVGPTNPAEAGQIWESLSIEKKTLSDIMHEIEVGPSRKDSNFDKLSSSIEIPLSEQTILTMAVKEKSSFNVKNVNEEPLSDAVLIQKLGTQAYATVPLISRDKVIGVLWVDNYFNNKPILEEDMRFLNAFSNHVAAAIENARLFEQVRLTEQELENIFESISDMVYFVNSDYVIKSINKAVSKKLGKSSEEIIGRKCYEIFHGSNEPWINCPHQKTVETGKASVNEIEDEYLGGTFITSSSPIFDMSGQFIGTVNVVRDVTEMKILREKLVKTQRMAALGEVAARVAHEIRNPLISLGGFARRLTKNLDGNLKDYADIIAKEVLRLEGILNEILSFVKEVRISKETINSQKLMDDALSVIQSEIDEKHINIVRNYEQSAEVFVDPNRFKEALLNILKNAVQAVSADSSIFVKTYTKNGLCVFEINDTGTGISEENMPFIFDPFFTTKESGTGLGLAITNRIVEEHGGTINVESNLGKGSTFRVFIPLAEYCEKKF
- the glgA gene encoding glycogen synthase GlgA codes for the protein MRILIATPEAIPYAKTGGLADVTGTLCKEFNKMGHEAYLILPLYKKIKNANPQINNKGINIRVPLGERTINATIFNDAKTYFISCDEFFDRDELYGTPDGDYADNARRFIFFSKGIIEACKALQLKPDIIHCNDWQTALVPLYLKQLYKDDKFFKNTATLLTIHNMGYQGNFPASEMPLISLGWNLFTPDGIEFYGNVNFLKAGIISADILNTVSKTYSREILTKEHGFRLEGVLRTRTDDLFGIINGIDYDEWNPSNDKFIPVNYNYNDFSGKAICKKELIKLLFKSSEQKDIQAPLLGMVGRLSEQKGLDIILDSADELLSFPIKLVILGKGDERFHSKLLEMANRYKEKVSITIGFEESLAHMIYAGADFFLMPSKYEPCGLGQLIAFRYGSIPVARKTGGLADTIKDYDPLNVTGTGFLFTDYTSSAFLDSLKRAFCIYTDKDKMNRIIREGMKMDFSWRKSAEEYLTIYKNALKKRGDRSLYN
- the galT gene encoding galactose-1-phosphate uridylyltransferase; protein product: MSELRKDPISGRWVIISIERGKRPTDFVSPSQKKRGGFCPFCPGNEYTTPTEIIAFRPPNTKPNEPGWTLRVMPNKFPALHISGDLNKTGEGMFDKMNGIGAHEVIIETPDHMETLSTMTLKRVEDVLWAYYLRLTDLRKDRRFKYVLIFKNEGDAAGASLEHSHTQLIALPIIPKLVKEETDASKRYYDLKERCIFCDVINQELESKKRVVYENSRYVAIAPFAPRAPFETWILPKKHESFFCPHENSFSQLAEMLQMVLKQIDKILDIPPYNFILHTSPFYDENNEYYHWHIEIVPKLTKIAGFEWGSGFYINPTPPEESAKFMRDAKI
- a CDS encoding ribonuclease Z, producing the protein MKPTFVHKLVNNPFEDPVLFLRIIRENRALLFDIGDISKLKPRDLQKITDVFVTHTHIDHFIGFDLLLRALLRREQPLRIYGPSNIVECVEGKLRGYTWNLIKEYPLKIEVFCIDRDRIISLSFHAENCFEKVENGIEPFRGILLKESLFTVKAVQLNHQIPCLAFSIEEDFHININKVSLKERGLSVGPWLSELKKAIRENLSSDTEFKLSDRTYMLDELRDITIITKGQKISYVTDVSTDNANIRKIIEFVRDSDTLYCEAYFMDKDIERALKRSHLTARITGKIAREANVRNLVVMHFSPKYRDKKENPEQEALIEFKHPDALKPELH
- a CDS encoding beta-ketoacyl-ACP synthase II codes for the protein MKRVVVTGIGSVSPLGNSFHESWHALKHGISGISQIVRFDTSGMKWKIAGELKGFNALRYLSNKEIHRLDPFVHYAVASAIMASEDAGLLLPISPFSTNEEGTIENESSELLRGAGVIIGSSRGGISTLEREIQKTSRISAYLMPSTTISMASSFVAQKLGITGYCLGISNACSSGTNAIGEAYRLIREGYCNIVLCGGTEAPICRICIEGYGKAGALSSINDKTASRPFDRTRDGFVISEGACILILEEYEHAVNRAAKIYGEIIGYSNVTDAHHQTIPLVEGEARAIKMAIDSAGLHPENIDFINSHGTSTSLGDRIETEAIKIVFGEKAYRIPITSVKSMTGHMLAGSGAIEAAFTLMSMKENIIPPTINLRERDDVCDLDYVTELRIADIKISISQSFGFGGVNAVLVLKRLDV
- a CDS encoding DnaJ domain-containing protein, encoding MLLLSKKYQWLEMSSEIDRDNRRFKRYDCYKETQVLFEGKKYNLQAINYSLRGIGFYFDESLTIPVGSPGHFKIEDLGIDDDGKIIWCKKIDSKLRIGIERKTISGLLSVYPLDDILFDLKQNEMNGVLELRKEAITKKIFFKKGDIIFATSNKTEDRLIEIMLKTGRITNDQYYQLINFSKRTGKSQGAAIVALGYLKPDELTSAIRNQIEEIILSLFQWENAKFIFFDGHVLPDKIIKIRLDITNIVYNGYKRISNIVYIKNSLPPVDTVLLPVHNLSNFLNNIKLDKMDKDIIELINGNRSIQEIINISPYETRNTMKTLFSLIKARIINIKKSDLQEDKYDQEFIDKIEDLYQRLDSSDYYSILGVEKWATLDKIKKAYYAAAKEFHPDKHKELPTEIVKNKLNAIFTHLTEAYKVLSQSDERIKYDQSLSTSHTIKKKSNKEIAREKYEEGTIAINRGKYDEAIKLFEQALYLDSTVPDYHFYLGMALKGNKKYNEAARIINNALKLAPFNSEYLTELGYIFLQLGFVLRAKGTFEKAIKIDSNNEHAIAGLRKIKELQ